One genomic segment of Musa acuminata AAA Group cultivar baxijiao chromosome BXJ3-3, Cavendish_Baxijiao_AAA, whole genome shotgun sequence includes these proteins:
- the LOC135633150 gene encoding uncharacterized protein LOC135633150 isoform X1 encodes MDEQEFRRLLDLFPVVRSRNYCAASESSRGTTSHSSQDEQVTEWKNAWNQMDEKDGSSETENDDPFWQKLRLAAERKMGAAKAEKFCEAFRMAHEKLVYKELSSDAAQRFVDYDGL; translated from the exons ATGGACGAGCAAGAGTTCCGACGCCTTCTCGACCTCTTCCCCGTCGTCCGATCTCGGAATTACTGC GCCGCATCTGAATCATCAAGAGGAACTACTTCACATTCATCACAAGATGAG CAGGTAACCGAATGGAAAAATGCTTGGAATCAAATGGATGAGAAAGATGGTTCATCAGAAACTGAAAACGATG ATCCATTTTGGCAGAAGCTAAGGTTGGCTGCTGAAAGAAAG ATGGGGGCAGCAAAGGCAGAGAAGTTTTGCGAGGCATTTCGAATGGCCCATGAGAAACTA GTGTACAAAGAACTGAGTTCTGATGCTGCTCAGAGGTTTGTTGATTACGATGGCCTCTGA
- the LOC135633150 gene encoding uncharacterized protein LOC135633150 isoform X2, with protein MDEQEFRRLLDLFPVVRSRNYCAASESSRGTTSHSSQDEVTEWKNAWNQMDEKDGSSETENDDPFWQKLRLAAERKMGAAKAEKFCEAFRMAHEKLVYKELSSDAAQRFVDYDGL; from the exons ATGGACGAGCAAGAGTTCCGACGCCTTCTCGACCTCTTCCCCGTCGTCCGATCTCGGAATTACTGC GCCGCATCTGAATCATCAAGAGGAACTACTTCACATTCATCACAAGATGAG GTAACCGAATGGAAAAATGCTTGGAATCAAATGGATGAGAAAGATGGTTCATCAGAAACTGAAAACGATG ATCCATTTTGGCAGAAGCTAAGGTTGGCTGCTGAAAGAAAG ATGGGGGCAGCAAAGGCAGAGAAGTTTTGCGAGGCATTTCGAATGGCCCATGAGAAACTA GTGTACAAAGAACTGAGTTCTGATGCTGCTCAGAGGTTTGTTGATTACGATGGCCTCTGA
- the LOC135634283 gene encoding early nodulin-like protein 18, translated as MEGKQSWEAAPRRVSGCSFRCLLIICCLVTLLSCHGTVAYKNYTVGDSLGWFDSLMKPAVDYQKWAAGKSFGLGDFLFFDTDKNHSVVQTYNATTYQQCNYDDAEADDTTEWSATAPQYSIDPVTVPVPLLKVGTTYFFSGNYDGEQCQHGQHFKINVTYGQGLPESLRSPSEASAPASPEDGGADTSVPANFDHPKDTDDEVKPSSRAGETVRGGRLHVGFAFLCVLMLVR; from the exons ATGGAAGGGAAGCAGTCTTGGGAAGCAGCCCCTCGTCGGGTCTCAGGTTGTTCCTTCCGCTGCCTCCTCATCATCTGTTGTCTGGTGACCCTCCTCAGCTGCCATGGCACTGTTGCTTACAAGAACTACACGGTGGGGGACTCCTTGGGCTGGTTTGACAGCCTCATGAAGCCTGCGGTTGACTACCAGAAGTGGGCAGCTGGGAAGAGCTTCGGCCTTGGAGATTTCCTCT TCTTCGACACTGACAAGAACCACTCGGTGGTGCAGACCTACAACGCCACCACATACCAGCAGTGCAACTACGACGACGCGGAGGCCGACGACACCACCGAGTGGTCCGCCACGGCACCGCAGTACAGCATTGACCCGGTGACCGTGCCGGTGCCGCTCCTCAAGGTGGGCACGACCTACTTCTTCTCGGGGAACTACGACGGCGAGCAGTGCCAGCACGGGCAGCACTTCAAGATCAACGTGACGTACGGGCAGGGCCTGCCGGAGAGCCTGAGGAGCCCGTCGGAGGCCTCGGCACCGGCCAGCCCCGAAGACGGCGGCGCCGACACTTCTGTGCCGGCCAACTTCGACCATCCCAAGGACACCGACGACGAGGTGAAGCCGTCGTCGCGTGCAGGCGAGACGGTGCGTGGTGGGAGGCTTCATGTGGGCTTCGCCTTCTTGTGCGTTCTAATGCTCGTAAGGTGA
- the LOC135632311 gene encoding tubulin beta chain: MREILHIQGGQCGNQIGSKFWEVVCDEHGIDPTGRYTGTSDLQLERVNVYYNEASCGRYVPRAVLMDLEPGTMDSVRTGPYGRIFRPDNFVFGQSGAGNNWAKGHYTEGAELIDSVLDVVRKEAENCDCLQGFQVCHSLGGGTGSGMGTLLISKIREEYPDRMMLTFSVFPSPKVSDTVVEPYNATLSVHQLVENADECMVLDNEALYDICFRTLKLTTPSFGDLNQLISATMSGVTCCLRFPGQLNSDLRKLAVNLIPFPRLHFFMVGFAPLTSRGSQQYRALTVPELTQQMWDAKNMMCAADPRHGRYLTASAMFRGKMSTKEVDEQMMNVQNKNSSYFVEWIPNNVKSSVCDIPPRGLSMASTFVGNSTSIQEMFRRVSEQFTAMFRRKAFLHWYTGEGMDEMEFTEAESNMNDLVSEYQQYQDATADEEGEYEDEEQLAQDM; encoded by the exons ATGAGAGAAATCCTTCACATCCAGGGTGGCCAATGCGGCAATCAGATCGGATCCAAGTTCTGGGAAGTGGTGTGTGATGAGCACGGGATCGATCCAACCGGGCGGTACACTGGGACGTCGGATCTCCAACTCGAGCGCGTCAACGTGTACTACAATGAAGCCTCTTGTGGGAGGTACGTCCCCAGGGCGGTGCTGATGGATCTGGAACCTGGTACCATGGACAGCGTCCGAACCGGGCCATATGGTCGGATCTTTCGTCCCGATAACTTCGTCTTTGGTCAGTCTGGTGCTGGAAACAACTGGGCTAAGGGTCACTATACCGAGGGAGCTGAGCTCATCGACTCGGTTCTTGATGTGGTGAGGAAGGAAGCCGAGAACTGCGACTGCCTTCAGG GCTTTCAAGTGTGCCACTCTCTTGGAGGAGGAACTGGTTCCGGAATGGGAACGCTTTTGATATCTAAGATCAGGGAGGAGTACCCTGATCGGATGATGCTTACCTTCTCTGTCTTCCCTTCGCCCAAGGTTTCAGACACTGTCGTTGAACCCTACAATGCAACCTTATCTGTCCACCAGTTGGTGGAGAATGCAGATGAATGTATGGTGCTGGACAATGAAGCTCTTTATGATATCTGCTTCCGCACGCTCAAGCTAACTACTCCCAGCT TCGGAGATTTGAACCAGCTGATATCTGCAACCATGAGTGGTGTCACATGCTGTCTCCGATTCCCTGGGCAACTGAACTCGGACCTGAGAAAGTTGGCCGTGAATCTGATCCCCTTCCCTCGCCTCCACTTCTTTATGGTCGGTTTTGCGCCGTTGACATCCCGTGGATCACAGCAGTACCGTGCCCTGACCGTCCCTGAGCTCACCCAGCAGATGTGGGATGCTAAGAACATGATGTGCGCCGCTGATCCTCGCCATGGTCGCTACCTCACTGCCTCTGCCATGTTCAGAGGCAAGATGAGCACCAAAGAAGTCGATGAGCAGATGATGAATGTCCAGAACAAGAACTCGTCCTACTTTGTAGAATGGATTCCCAACAATGTGAAGTCCAGTGTCTGTGACATACCACCGAGGGGCCTCTCCATGGCATCTACCTTCGTCGGCAACTCGACATCAATCCAAGAGATGTTCAGGAGGGTGAGCGAGCAGTTCACTGCAATGTTTAGGAGGAAGGCTTTCTTGCACTGGTACACCGGGGAGGGCATGGACGAGATGGAGTTCACCGAGGCCGAGAGCAACATGAATGATCTCGTCTCGGAGTACCAGCAGTATCAGGACGCCACTGCTGACGAGGAAGGTGAATACGAGGATGAGGAACAACTGGCCCAGGATATGTGA
- the LOC135633109 gene encoding cysteine proteinase inhibitor 12-like encodes MGSSCTRSSRCLLPYFVIGFSLCSSLLFSIAMAAMVGGLKESEGSQNSAEIEELARFAVDEHNKKENALLEFARVVKAKEQVVTGTLHHLTVEAIDAGKKKLYEAKVWVKPWLHFKELQDFKHVADSGSLTAADLGAKRGEHGPGWRTVPAHDPVVKDAAHHAVQTIQQRSNSLAPYELLEVLLAKAEVVEDIAKFDMLIKVKRGTKEEKLKVEVHKNLEGTFHLNQMQQEHSESASQ; translated from the exons ATGGGTTCCTCCTGCACTCGCTCTTCTCGCTGCCTTCTCCCCTACTTCGTGATCGGCTTCTCATTGTGCTCTTCGTTGCTCTTCTCGATCGCGATGGCGGCCATGGTCGGAGGGTTGAAGGAATCGGAGGGTAGCCAGAACAGCGCCGAGATCGAGGAGCTCGCCCGCTTCGCCGTTGACGAACACAACAAAAAGGAG AATGCACTTCTGGAGTTTGCTCGCGTGGTGAAGGCCAAGGAGCAGGTTGTCACTGGAACCCTTCATCACTTGACAGTGGAGGCAATTGACGCAGGTAAAAAGAAGCTCTATGAGGCCAAAGTGTGGGTCAAGCCATGGCTCCACTTTAAAGAGCTTCAGGACTTCAAGCATGTGGCAGATTCTGGATCTCTCACGGCTGCTGACCTCGGTGCCAAACGAG GTGAGCATGGACCTGGCTGGCGTACTGTTCCTGCACATGATCCTGTGGTCAAAGATGCAGCACATCATGCTGTGCAGACCATTCAACAGAGGTCCAACTCATTGGCCCCCTATGAACTGCTGGAGGTCCTTCTTGCAAAGGCAGAG GTGGTTGAGGACATTGCGAAATTTGACATGCTTATCAAAGTaaagagaggaaccaaggaggagAAACTCAAGGTTGAAGTGCACAAGAATCTGGAAGGCACTTTTCACTTGAATCAGATGCAGCAGGAGCATTCGGAGTCTGCAAGTCAGTAA